A single window of Anomaloglossus baeobatrachus isolate aAnoBae1 chromosome 9, aAnoBae1.hap1, whole genome shotgun sequence DNA harbors:
- the LOC142251839 gene encoding uncharacterized protein F54H12.2-like has protein sequence MAFVHDASVECAKSELDIFVIPPTQTSIEKSLFVEVQPIAALSENAPLEFFISGSGEYYYDLNNTLLYINCRIVKQDNTAIGDGARVAFINYPLTTLFNQVDITLGDRLISQSDNLYSYRAYIETLLNYSTQTLSTQFTAGLFYKDTAGHHNDRALDGLNAGFVKRARITRNSKTVDLLGPIFGDVFNQPKLVLNGLDLKIKLSRNKDTFCLMSGDAEPYKVQILQASLYVKRVQVSPAVRIGHSQALLATTAKYAIDRACMKVYSIPAGTRITNHENLFLGQIPKTVILGFVDNEAFSGSYNKNPLCFHHYEISLASLYLDGQPFPARPFQPNFSDDLAVREFMSLAHVSGRLKSDHALAIDREEFMAGFTLFAFDLSPDQEPGGHFSLVKSGNLRAEVRFALATPHTVNMIVYAINTTILEINHRREVLFDYI, from the coding sequence ATGGCTTTCGTACATGATGCTTCTGTAGAGTGCGCAAAATCTGAACTGGATATTTTTGTCATTCCCCCTACGCAAACAAGTATTGAGAAATCGCTTTTTGTAGAAGTACAACCTATTGCGGCTCTGTCGGAAAATGCCCCCCTGGAATTTTTCATATCGGGTAGCGGTGAATATTATTATGATCTGAACAATACCCTACTGTACATAAATTGCCGTATCGTGAAACAAGATAATACGGCTATCGGCGATGGTGCGCGTGTTGCGTTTATAAATTACCCCCTGACAACATTGTTTAATCAGGTCGATATCACTCTTGGAGATCGCCTCATCTCGCAGTCGGATAACCTCTACAGCTATAGAGCGTACATTGAAACTCTTTTAAATTACAGCACGCAAACACTATCGACACAGTTTACCGCTGGATTGTTCTATAAAGACACTGCAGGTCATCATAATGATCGGGCCTTGGATGGTCTAAATGCTGGATTTGTCAAAAGAGCGCGTATAACCAGGAACTCTAAGACTGTAGATCTATTAGGGCCAATTTTTGGAGATGTATTTAATCAACCAAAGCTCGTACTGAATGGGCTTGACCTCAAGATCAAGTTGTCGAGGAATAAGGACACTTTTTGTTTGATGTCTGGTGATGCAGAACCATATAAAGTGCAGATCTTACAAGCGTCACTCTATGTGAAGAGGGTGCAAGTCTCTCCAGCTGTACGTATAGGCCACAGTCAGGCCCTACTAGCCACCACGGCCAAATACGCTATTGATAGGGCCTGCATGAAAGTATACAGTATTCCAGCCGGCACGCGAATTACAAACCACGAGAACCTCTTCTTGGGACAAATTCCAAAAACTGTTATATTGGGCTTTGTAGATAATGAAGCCTTTAGCGGATCGTACAATAAAAACCCGTTGTGCTTTCACCATTACGAAATAAGTCTTGCATCGCTTTATCTGGACGGCCAACCATTTCCCGCCCGCCCTTTCCAACCTAATTTCAGTGATGACTTAGCCGTCCGTGAATTTATGTCTTTGGCTCATGTTTCTGGCCGTTTAAAATCTGATCATGCTCTGGCGATAGATCGTGAAGAATTTATGGCCGGGTTCACATTGTTTGCATTTGATTTATCACCAGATCAAGAACCTGGTGGTCATTTCTCGCTCGTTAAATCGGGTAACCTACGTGCTGAAGTGCGGTTTGCGCTAGCTACCCCGCATACTGTAAATATGATAGTATATGCCATCAACACAACTATACTTGAAATCAACCATAGAAGAGAAGTACTATTTGATTACATCTAA